In a genomic window of Candidatus Gorgyraea atricola:
- the dnaJ gene encoding molecular chaperone DnaJ, with protein sequence MTTKRDYYEILGVQKGASVDEIKRAYRGLALKHHPDRVSPDKKKEAEDRFKEISEAYAVLSDPQKKSQYDQFGHAGIDSRYSAEDIFGGADFSSIFEDMGFGGGLGDMLSGIFGGGFSSRRRGGPMAGRDLEYEIEISFEDAAFGIKKTINIPRYETCETCKGDGARPGTKRTSCSNCGGKGQILQSAGFFSIRQTCPRCRGEGMIIKSPCVKCAGSGKTRIAKKLEVSIPAGVDTGSRLRIQSEGEAGSKGGPRGDLYIYVHVKDHAIFERHGYDIICDVPIDFPTAALGGEVEIPTLNGKVSMKIPDGTQSGKVFRLQSKGVKRLRGHGHGDELVRIIIETPTRLNSQQKRALKEFAKSCDEKVNPLSKSFMDKAKKIFGR encoded by the coding sequence ATGACGACTAAAAGAGACTACTACGAGATATTGGGTGTACAAAAAGGCGCGAGTGTGGATGAGATAAAGCGCGCGTACAGGGGCCTTGCGCTTAAACATCATCCTGATAGAGTGTCTCCAGATAAAAAGAAAGAGGCAGAGGATAGGTTTAAGGAGATCTCAGAGGCCTATGCTGTGCTTTCTGATCCTCAGAAAAAGAGCCAGTATGACCAGTTTGGCCACGCTGGAATAGATTCTCGTTATAGCGCGGAGGATATTTTTGGAGGAGCTGATTTTAGCAGTATCTTTGAGGACATGGGTTTTGGCGGCGGCCTTGGAGATATGCTTAGCGGTATATTCGGTGGTGGTTTTTCTTCCAGAAGAAGAGGCGGGCCCATGGCTGGCAGGGATCTGGAATATGAGATCGAGATCTCTTTTGAAGATGCCGCGTTTGGAATAAAAAAGACAATAAATATACCACGTTACGAGACATGCGAGACATGTAAAGGCGATGGCGCAAGACCTGGCACTAAGAGGACCAGCTGTTCAAATTGCGGAGGCAAAGGTCAGATCCTGCAGTCAGCAGGCTTTTTCAGTATCAGGCAGACGTGTCCCAGGTGCAGGGGCGAAGGCATGATCATAAAAAGTCCATGCGTGAAGTGCGCTGGCAGTGGAAAGACCAGGATCGCCAAGAAGCTCGAGGTGAGCATACCTGCTGGAGTTGATACTGGTTCGCGGCTGCGTATCCAGTCCGAGGGCGAAGCAGGTTCAAAAGGCGGACCAAGGGGCGACTTGTATATTTATGTACATGTAAAAGATCATGCTATATTTGAAAGACATGGTTATGATATAATATGCGATGTGCCAATAGACTTTCCTACAGCTGCCCTGGGGGGAGAAGTAGAGATCCCGACCTTAAATGGAAAGGTATCAATGAAGATCCCTGATGGTACGCAGAGCGGAAAGGTCTTCAGGCTCCAGTCTAAAGGCGTGAAAAGACTAAGGGGTCACGGACACGGGGATGAGCTCGTGAGGATCATTATCGAGACACCGACGCGCCTAAATTCCCAGCAGAAACGCGCATTAAAAGAATTCGCAAAATCCTGTGACGAGAAAGTCAATCCGCTTTCAAAGTCATTTATGGATAAAGCTAAAAAGATATTCGGGAGATAA
- a CDS encoding zinc ribbon domain-containing protein, with protein sequence MPTYEYECQKCGKRFDFFQKMSDEPLSICPEQNCKGAVKRLLSAGAGFIFKGSGFYATDYRSKNYKEREKEEKPKSESPCQGCDKKESCKVDE encoded by the coding sequence ATGCCGACATATGAATACGAATGCCAGAAATGCGGGAAGAGATTTGACTTTTTTCAGAAGATGAGCGATGAGCCCCTGTCTATTTGTCCTGAACAGAATTGCAAAGGAGCTGTAAAAAGACTCTTGAGCGCGGGCGCTGGTTTTATCTTTAAGGGCTCAGGATTTTACGCCACTGACTACAGGAGCAAGAATTACAAAGAGAGAGAAAAAGAAGAAAAGCCAAAGTCCGAATCTCCTTGCCAGGGTTGCGATAAAAAAGAAAGCTGCAAAGTTGACGAATAA
- a CDS encoding VanZ family protein, translating into MIFYVSGISRPLPGVSIPFLDKFLHICEYAVFGILAARAFKNSSRKTFFENFKIFAIIVSIVYGISDEFHQSFIPLRQFSMLDMMADGIGGVIGVILYGKCNPV; encoded by the coding sequence TTGATATTTTACGTCTCGGGCATATCAAGGCCCTTACCTGGAGTCAGCATACCTTTTCTTGATAAGTTCCTGCACATATGCGAATACGCGGTTTTTGGTATTCTCGCGGCAAGGGCTTTTAAGAATTCTTCCAGAAAAACATTTTTTGAAAATTTTAAGATCTTTGCTATAATAGTATCTATCGTATATGGCATTTCAGATGAATTCCACCAGAGTTTTATACCGTTGCGTCAGTTTAGTATGCTTGATATGATGGCTGATGGTATAGGTGGGGTAATAGGAGTAATTTTATATGGCAAATGTAATCCCGTTTAA
- a CDS encoding DUF1015 domain-containing protein, with protein MANVIPFKGTLYNPEKIKDLSKVMAPPYDVISPQEQAQLYDSEAHNIIHILLGKVKPDDNEKEDKYTRAAGCLKDWQAQDVLKKDNEPCIYVYEQEFEVDGRDLRRLGFISLLKLEEFDREDSSIHPHENTLSAPKKDRTKLISSIESNLGPIFAIFADDNQSIDNILAQATKSQPIIDVVDHHGIKNRLWRLSDKERIEKIVNLMKDKKLFIADGHHRYEVGLEFSKTKKDPKFGYILTYFTDLCADGIVVLPTHRLISGVDKSKLSELKQDLKKHFTTEEISSKEKAKDFLSKAVPPEKRFVIYEKDGFTGLCVKSNNSLDVSVLHDMVIEPLKKKVASLSIDFTKDIEYAVKEVNEGRFSLSVILNSTKVTEVRDMALSGKRMPQKSTYFYPKVLTGLVINVF; from the coding sequence ATGGCAAATGTAATCCCGTTTAAAGGCACACTCTATAATCCAGAAAAGATAAAAGACCTCTCAAAGGTAATGGCGCCGCCCTATGATGTCATCTCGCCGCAAGAACAGGCCCAGCTTTACGATTCCGAGGCCCATAACATAATTCACATATTACTGGGTAAGGTCAAGCCGGATGACAATGAAAAAGAAGATAAATATACAAGGGCCGCGGGATGTTTAAAGGACTGGCAGGCACAGGACGTGTTAAAAAAGGACAACGAACCCTGTATCTATGTTTACGAACAGGAATTTGAGGTGGATGGGAGAGACCTGCGCAGACTGGGCTTTATCTCGCTTTTGAAATTAGAGGAGTTTGATAGAGAGGATTCGAGCATCCATCCTCACGAAAATACACTTAGCGCGCCAAAGAAGGACCGTACTAAACTTATCAGTTCAATAGAGTCTAATCTGGGACCTATATTCGCGATATTCGCGGACGATAATCAATCTATCGATAATATTCTAGCACAGGCAACAAAATCACAGCCGATTATAGATGTCGTGGATCACCACGGTATAAAAAATAGGCTCTGGAGACTTTCTGATAAGGAAAGAATAGAAAAAATAGTCAACCTGATGAAGGACAAAAAACTTTTTATCGCAGATGGCCATCACAGGTATGAGGTCGGGCTTGAATTCAGTAAGACCAAGAAGGATCCAAAATTCGGTTATATACTCACTTATTTTACAGACCTTTGCGCTGATGGAATAGTGGTTTTACCGACACACAGGTTGATCAGCGGAGTGGATAAAAGTAAATTATCTGAACTAAAGCAGGATCTAAAAAAACATTTTACAACCGAAGAGATTTCTTCGAAGGAAAAGGCTAAGGATTTTCTTTCTAAGGCAGTACCTCCTGAAAAGAGATTTGTAATATATGAGAAAGACGGATTTACAGGATTGTGCGTAAAGAGCAATAATTCTCTGGATGTCAGCGTGCTTCACGATATGGTCATAGAGCCATTAAAGAAAAAGGTCGCCTCGCTTTCAATAGATTTCACAAAGGACATAGAATATGCTGTTAAAGAGGTGAATGAAGGAAGATTTTCTTTGTCCGTCATATTGAACTCCACAAAGGTTACTGAGGTTAGAGACATGGCGCTTTCAGGTAAACGCATGCCTCAGAAATCAACCTACTTTTATCCCAAGGTCCTGACAGGCCTGGTGATTAATGTGTTTTAA
- the accD gene encoding acetyl-CoA carboxylase, carboxyltransferase subunit beta: protein MPLFKKPKYKVVKVSNRKGVPDGSWLKCGGCSDMIYKKTLDENLRVCPKCGYHFILGAYERINMFLDQGSFEEFEKGMKPRDILKFKGPKSYVEKIEKDTLTTGMEEAAVVGKGRVNNRKIALGVTDSRFIMGSMGYVVGEKITRITEYATENELPLAIISGSGGGARMYEGMISLMQMAKTSAALARHNEAGGLYISILTNPTMAGVLASFASLGDIIIAEPRALIGFTGPRVIEQTIHQKLPEGFQTSEFLLEHGLIDMVVSRKNLNDTVTQIVDYTT from the coding sequence ATGCCTCTATTCAAGAAACCAAAATATAAAGTTGTAAAGGTCTCGAATCGCAAGGGCGTGCCTGACGGGAGTTGGCTTAAGTGCGGCGGGTGCTCGGACATGATATACAAAAAGACCCTTGATGAAAACTTAAGGGTCTGCCCGAAGTGCGGCTATCATTTTATACTCGGCGCATATGAACGCATCAATATGTTTCTTGATCAGGGCAGTTTTGAGGAGTTTGAAAAAGGAATGAAGCCGCGGGATATCCTGAAATTCAAGGGGCCTAAGAGTTATGTGGAAAAGATAGAAAAGGATACATTGACGACTGGCATGGAAGAGGCAGCAGTAGTGGGAAAGGGCCGCGTCAATAACAGGAAGATTGCGCTGGGCGTGACTGATTCGCGTTTTATAATGGGATCAATGGGCTATGTGGTGGGCGAGAAGATAACCAGGATCACAGAGTATGCCACTGAGAATGAATTGCCGCTGGCGATCATCTCTGGTTCAGGGGGAGGCGCAAGGATGTACGAAGGCATGATCTCGCTTATGCAGATGGCAAAGACCTCAGCCGCGCTCGCAAGACACAATGAAGCAGGAGGCCTGTACATATCTATTTTGACAAATCCTACAATGGCAGGAGTCTTAGCGAGCTTTGCTTCTCTGGGGGATATTATTATTGCTGAACCAAGAGCCCTTATTGGGTTTACAGGGCCCAGGGTTATAGAGCAGACCATACATCAAAAACTCCCTGAGGGCTTTCAAACATCAGAGTTTCTCCTGGAACACGGGCTTATAGATATGGTGGTAAGCCGCAAGAATCTAAACGACACTGTTACCCAGATCGTTGATTATACGACTTGA
- a CDS encoding GAF domain-containing protein, which translates to MENRSKIKNGIICGASFIIVSFLVFRTDLPKIPTIFLYNLIIIMSLQDLGYYRGLFFLGASIFLTILTSLAVNFNYVWGVPMFFVTFLIVDDQIKKHNYARHIIETRTEELSKSTDLLTDEHLRHKREAVSLEKKERRFNLLKDMTACLGSTLSLDDVSKIILDNALSIVGKSESALLFLVDTEKQELNLVTSRMEKVKAKKVDLLDKWVFKQRQCLLIEDIRKDSRFGEEEKGVFRSIISSPLIEEKKVIGIVRLEHSKPYAYTSEDLRLLDILCDLGAASLGNARLYQQMLTVNS; encoded by the coding sequence ATGGAAAATCGCAGCAAGATAAAGAACGGCATAATTTGTGGTGCCAGCTTTATTATTGTCTCCTTCCTGGTATTTCGCACTGATCTACCTAAGATCCCCACTATTTTTCTGTACAATCTGATCATTATAATGAGCCTGCAGGACCTTGGTTATTATCGAGGTCTTTTTTTTCTTGGCGCTTCGATCTTTCTCACGATCCTGACTTCTCTCGCAGTGAATTTTAACTATGTCTGGGGAGTACCGATGTTCTTCGTAACATTTTTGATCGTGGACGATCAGATAAAGAAACATAACTATGCTAGACATATTATTGAAACGCGCACAGAGGAACTTAGTAAGAGTACTGATCTTCTCACAGATGAACATTTAAGGCATAAAAGAGAAGCAGTCTCTCTTGAAAAGAAAGAAAGAAGATTCAATCTGCTCAAGGATATGACTGCCTGTCTTGGCTCTACGCTTTCCCTTGACGATGTTTCTAAAATTATTTTAGATAACGCGCTGAGTATAGTAGGAAAATCAGAATCAGCGCTTTTATTTTTAGTGGACACTGAAAAACAGGAATTAAATCTTGTTACGTCCAGGATGGAGAAGGTAAAGGCTAAAAAAGTAGATCTTCTGGACAAATGGGTTTTTAAACAGAGACAGTGTCTTCTTATCGAGGATATCAGAAAGGATTCTAGATTTGGCGAAGAAGAGAAAGGAGTTTTTCGTTCAATTATCTCTTCACCACTCATAGAAGAGAAAAAGGTCATAGGCATAGTGCGGCTTGAACATTCAAAACCTTATGCATATACCTCTGAGGATCTGCGGCTTTTGGACATACTGTGTGATCTGGGTGCTGCGAGTCTTGGCAATGCCAGGCTCTATCAACAGATGCTAACAGTTAACAGCTAA
- a CDS encoding GGDEF domain-containing protein, whose product MKFLVYFIISAVVLFLSYRISLSKALTWSALASVFILIRGLRAFPYETMVFVLAINALPFITDRFKKDFDHHKESMRARFEEVKTRYEDLVRQNNGEIESNLEREKKLQQVLSLYEISKDMSGCLSLEDILSIFSSTLRKSFRFRASRLALLNDSREVVSVYQIKTGQTISKVSPDDFDKELAVIMIEEKKVISLFSQVEARLLKRLAIVKDFGTLVAIPLFVEERLAGILYIENLPRPYFENFIILGSQFAIQFQKVVLYKKVQEASITDSLTGVSTRRHFLERLARELRRSMRGKTNLSFLMLDLDHFKEKNDRLGHLVGDVVLKEVAGIIKSNLREIDILGRYGGEEFAIALADTDKEGALQVAEHIRRSIESAIFKAYDEVTSSTVSIGISTFPENGADANSLIESSDRALYKAKESGRNRVC is encoded by the coding sequence ATGAAATTTCTAGTGTATTTTATAATTTCAGCGGTGGTATTATTTTTGAGCTACAGGATCAGTCTGTCTAAGGCCTTAACGTGGTCTGCATTGGCTAGTGTATTTATTCTGATCAGGGGGCTTAGAGCGTTTCCATATGAGACTATGGTCTTTGTATTAGCTATAAATGCCCTACCTTTTATTACGGATAGATTCAAGAAAGACTTTGATCACCATAAAGAGTCTATGCGCGCCAGATTTGAAGAAGTAAAGACGCGTTATGAGGATTTGGTGCGCCAGAATAATGGCGAGATAGAATCAAACCTTGAGAGAGAAAAGAAATTACAGCAGGTGCTTTCCCTGTACGAGATCTCTAAAGACATGTCCGGCTGTCTCTCGCTCGAGGATATATTAAGTATATTTTCGTCGACGCTGAGAAAGTCTTTCAGGTTCAGGGCTTCCAGGCTCGCGCTTTTAAATGATTCCCGAGAGGTAGTATCGGTTTATCAGATTAAGACCGGACAGACGATCAGCAAGGTCAGTCCTGATGACTTCGATAAAGAACTCGCTGTTATTATGATCGAAGAAAAAAAAGTGATCTCACTGTTTTCTCAAGTCGAGGCACGACTCTTAAAAAGGCTGGCCATTGTAAAGGATTTTGGGACGCTTGTAGCGATTCCTCTTTTTGTCGAGGAAAGGCTCGCGGGGATATTGTATATAGAAAATCTCCCTAGGCCGTATTTTGAGAATTTTATTATTCTTGGTAGCCAGTTTGCGATACAGTTTCAGAAGGTTGTCCTCTATAAGAAGGTGCAGGAGGCGTCTATTACAGATTCTCTGACAGGTGTTTCTACGAGGAGGCATTTTTTAGAGAGGTTGGCAAGGGAGCTAAGGCGTTCAATGCGTGGCAAGACGAATCTGTCCTTTCTTATGCTGGACCTGGACCATTTTAAGGAAAAGAATGATCGCCTTGGCCATTTGGTAGGGGATGTTGTTTTAAAAGAGGTAGCAGGTATTATCAAATCTAATCTGCGGGAAATAGATATTTTAGGAAGATACGGCGGCGAAGAATTTGCAATAGCGCTTGCTGATACAGATAAAGAGGGAGCCTTGCAGGTAGCTGAGCATATCAGGAGAAGCATCGAGTCTGCTATATTCAAGGCCTACGACGAGGTCACATCCAGCACTGTAAGCATAGGCATAAGTACTTTTCCAGAAAACGGAGCAGACGCAAACTCCCTAATCGAATCCTCCGACCGCGCCCTGTACAAGGCAAAGGAGTCCGGTCGCAATCGGGTGTGTTGA
- a CDS encoding ROK family protein, with amino-acid sequence MSKRLKIGIDLGATRIKMGLVGRGGRVLARREVDTPFNAKRVELISILVGNIDYIIKESRFNRRDIAGIGIGVPGPVDSKKGIVRYFPNIKGWENVPLKSILQRRLGLKVNLDNDVNAMTLAEHKFGAGKGADNLVCLTLGTGVGGGIILSGELYRGSTMVAGEIGHIPINEKGPRCNCRGTACIERYVGNRYILNRARKIFGKNITLKRIDKLAKNGNKKAIGIWADVGIKLGVMLTGVVNLLNPDKIIIGGGVSKAGELILKPLRQELKTRAMKDPAAHIKIVRAKLGTDAGIIGASLL; translated from the coding sequence ATGAGTAAACGGCTTAAGATAGGGATTGATTTGGGGGCTACTCGGATAAAGATGGGGCTTGTGGGCCGAGGTGGTAGGGTTTTGGCTCGGCGCGAGGTGGATACTCCTTTTAATGCGAAAAGAGTCGAGCTTATTAGTATTTTAGTGGGGAATATAGATTATATAATAAAAGAATCTAGATTTAATAGGAGAGATATCGCGGGCATAGGAATAGGTGTGCCTGGACCTGTGGACTCAAAGAAGGGTATAGTGCGTTATTTTCCTAACATAAAAGGATGGGAGAATGTCCCACTTAAGTCTATATTGCAGAGACGATTAGGTTTAAAGGTCAACCTGGACAATGACGTGAACGCAATGACACTTGCAGAGCACAAGTTTGGCGCTGGCAAAGGCGCGGATAATCTCGTCTGCCTTACTCTTGGCACAGGTGTTGGCGGCGGCATTATACTTAGTGGAGAGCTATATAGAGGCAGTACAATGGTCGCGGGAGAGATAGGCCATATTCCTATAAATGAAAAAGGACCCCGGTGTAATTGCAGAGGGACTGCGTGTATTGAAAGATATGTAGGAAACAGATATATACTGAATAGAGCAAGAAAGATCTTCGGAAAAAATATAACACTTAAGCGCATAGATAAACTTGCAAAGAACGGCAATAAAAAAGCAATAGGTATTTGGGCTGATGTTGGCATAAAGCTAGGCGTCATGCTTACAGGTGTAGTAAATCTCTTAAATCCTGACAAGATCATTATAGGTGGTGGTGTTTCAAAGGCAGGCGAGTTGATTCTAAAGCCTCTGAGACAAGAGTTAAAGACACGCGCAATGAAAGACCCTGCTGCTCACATAAAGATAGTTCGCGCAAAGCTTGGCACTGACGCAGGAATAATCGGAGCATCCTTACTGTGA
- the lptD gene encoding LPS assembly protein LptD, with translation MPDVASAQEAARPVEVNGDQVEYFPKEKKVTGVGDVSVDYEDVRLTCDKITVYTETKDADAEGNVLIKSLASEIKGERVKYNFETKVGEILEPRIKSGEWYAGGDRAEFVSDGSINVGEGYMTSCDLDKPHYKISSKNIIIYPDNKVVAKNVIFKVGKVPVAYLPRYDYSLDTDWPTVDVIPGKKKKWGAFALTSYRYALNEDNKLTLRLDEREKWGFGEGIDYKYGSGEVGEGILRTYYTHQRDRDRGEVGIRAEEERFRIQLRHRSDITDTTSAIIEYHELSDVDFTKDFFYREEYDSESSPESYFYLLDTQPEYSLSLLARKRMNRFQSVVERLPEARFDLKDQKMFDLPIYFKTDTAFSSLSSKTGNSSTDSDVIRFDTYNKLSAPLHLVDFLSVSPFVGTRGTFYTKDIDGDEEEFRTAFYTGVDLSTKFAKTYDASGSFLGVDFDRLHHVITPTIEYEYIHEPSMTPGNLQQFDDIDNVERKSAFGLGFENRLQTKRLVDGKLRTVDLGWFLLTGDYLYKPENGSRFSDVKGDLELTPFDWLRIESDTEYDPATRDFQSWNVDLNINKNEDWQLGFGSRYWQDEEHELTSQLFYRLNNEWAVRLFGRYDLKEVEPDGHKIINRFDTKEITVIKDLHCWIAEASLEIGRDGGITAWFTMKLKASPKVPFDFGDYYAYPKEKP, from the coding sequence ATGCCCGATGTAGCTAGCGCTCAAGAGGCCGCACGGCCCGTAGAAGTAAACGGCGATCAGGTGGAGTATTTCCCAAAAGAAAAAAAGGTCACTGGTGTTGGCGACGTGTCTGTTGATTACGAGGACGTGAGACTTACGTGCGATAAGATAACAGTGTACACAGAGACAAAAGACGCGGACGCGGAAGGGAATGTACTCATAAAGAGCCTGGCTAGCGAAATAAAGGGCGAGAGGGTAAAATATAATTTTGAAACTAAGGTAGGAGAAATATTAGAACCCAGGATAAAATCAGGCGAGTGGTATGCTGGAGGAGACAGGGCAGAGTTTGTCTCAGATGGTTCAATAAATGTCGGAGAGGGTTACATGACAAGCTGCGATCTCGACAAGCCGCACTATAAGATCAGCTCAAAGAATATCATAATATATCCTGACAATAAGGTCGTGGCAAAGAATGTGATCTTCAAGGTCGGCAAGGTGCCGGTCGCGTATTTGCCGCGATATGATTATTCTCTGGATACAGACTGGCCCACAGTGGATGTGATCCCCGGTAAAAAGAAAAAATGGGGCGCATTTGCCCTTACCAGCTACAGGTATGCGTTGAACGAAGACAATAAGCTGACGCTCAGGCTGGACGAAAGAGAGAAATGGGGATTTGGCGAGGGCATTGATTATAAATATGGATCCGGAGAGGTTGGCGAGGGTATTCTGCGGACATATTATACACATCAGAGAGATAGGGATAGGGGCGAGGTTGGCATAAGGGCGGAAGAGGAAAGATTCAGGATACAGCTGCGGCATCGCTCAGATATAACTGATACAACAAGCGCCATAATCGAATATCACGAGCTCAGTGACGTGGATTTCACAAAGGATTTTTTTTACAGGGAAGAGTATGACAGCGAATCATCACCTGAGTCATATTTTTATCTATTAGATACGCAGCCAGAGTATTCCCTGAGCCTTCTGGCGCGCAAAAGGATGAATCGATTTCAGAGCGTTGTTGAGCGCTTACCAGAAGCAAGGTTTGACCTTAAAGACCAGAAGATGTTTGATCTGCCAATCTACTTTAAAACAGACACGGCTTTTAGCAGTCTGAGCTCTAAGACAGGAAACAGCTCTACAGATAGCGATGTCATAAGATTTGATACATATAATAAGTTAAGCGCGCCTCTGCACCTCGTAGATTTCCTGAGTGTTTCACCTTTTGTTGGGACCCGGGGCACCTTTTATACCAAGGACATAGACGGTGACGAGGAAGAATTCAGGACAGCCTTTTACACAGGTGTAGACCTGAGTACAAAGTTCGCAAAGACATATGATGCATCAGGTAGTTTTCTCGGAGTTGATTTTGACAGGCTTCATCACGTCATTACTCCTACGATAGAATACGAGTATATACATGAGCCATCTATGACGCCGGGTAATCTGCAGCAGTTCGACGATATTGATAATGTAGAGAGAAAAAGCGCCTTTGGCCTGGGCTTTGAAAACAGGCTACAGACAAAGAGATTAGTCGATGGTAAATTAAGGACAGTAGATCTTGGATGGTTTTTATTGACAGGAGATTATCTGTATAAGCCGGAAAACGGTAGCCGTTTTTCAGATGTAAAAGGAGATCTGGAGCTTACACCTTTTGACTGGCTCAGGATAGAGTCAGATACAGAGTATGATCCTGCTACCAGAGATTTTCAGAGCTGGAATGTGGATTTGAATATCAATAAGAATGAAGACTGGCAGCTGGGGTTTGGTTCCAGGTACTGGCAGGATGAAGAACATGAACTTACCTCGCAATTATTCTATAGGCTGAATAATGAGTGGGCGGTCAGGCTTTTTGGCAGATATGATTTAAAGGAGGTCGAACCTGATGGCCATAAGATAATCAATAGGTTTGACACAAAGGAGATAACTGTTATAAAAGATTTACACTGCTGGATAGCTGAGGCAAGTCTTGAGATAGGCAGGGATGGCGGCATAACTGCCTGGTTTACCATGAAGCTCAAGGCCTCCCCCAAAGTGCCCTTTGATTTTGGAGACTACTATGCGTATCCAAAGGAGAAACCATGA
- a CDS encoding UDP-glucose/GDP-mannose dehydrogenase family protein has product MNICIIGAGYVGLVTGACFADLGHKVICVDNDKKKVETLKRSKIPFYEKGLGDMVRRNIKAGRLSFTDSIKDGVKKSLVIFICVGTPSRQNGEADLSYVETVAKEIAANMTSYRLIVEKSTVPVETGKWVEHTIKLNIKKKVKFDVASNPEFLREGTAIQDFLHPDRVVIGVGSKKAEEILLELYRRISTEIVVTDIASAELIKHAANSFLATKISFINSVANICERTGADIKKVARGMGLDARIGRGFLNSGIGYGGSCFPKDVDAFIHISGKLGYDFGILKAARKVNEEQKALFVRKIEEALWIVKGKTIAVLGVSFKPNTDDMRSAPSIDIINSLKEDDAKVRVYDPQAMKKAKAVIKGKGVTFCKTAYDAVKNSDALVIVTEWHEFEVLDLSRIKRSMKNPLVIDGRNIFEPDKMKKLGFKYISIGR; this is encoded by the coding sequence ATGAATATTTGTATAATCGGCGCAGGTTACGTGGGATTAGTGACAGGCGCGTGTTTTGCTGATCTAGGTCATAAAGTCATCTGCGTGGATAATGATAAGAAGAAGGTAGAGACGCTGAAAAGGTCAAAGATACCTTTTTATGAAAAAGGCCTCGGGGATATGGTGAGGAGAAATATAAAGGCCGGGCGGTTATCTTTTACAGATAGCATAAAAGATGGCGTAAAGAAATCCCTTGTTATTTTTATTTGCGTTGGCACCCCGAGTCGACAAAACGGAGAAGCTGACCTTTCGTACGTAGAGACAGTGGCAAAAGAGATCGCCGCGAACATGACTTCGTATCGCCTTATAGTCGAGAAAAGCACAGTCCCTGTTGAGACGGGAAAATGGGTAGAGCATACGATAAAGTTAAACATCAAGAAGAAAGTAAAGTTTGACGTTGCCTCTAATCCGGAATTTTTACGAGAGGGCACAGCGATACAGGATTTTTTGCATCCTGACAGGGTCGTAATAGGCGTAGGGTCTAAAAAGGCAGAGGAGATCCTTCTGGAATTATACAGGCGGATCAGCACAGAGATCGTAGTGACTGACATAGCGAGCGCAGAGCTTATAAAACATGCCGCAAATTCTTTTCTTGCCACAAAAATATCTTTTATAAATTCAGTCGCGAATATCTGCGAGCGCACAGGAGCAGACATTAAAAAGGTAGCGCGCGGCATGGGCCTTGATGCCAGGATAGGAAGGGGCTTTCTAAATAGCGGCATAGGTTATGGAGGCTCGTGTTTTCCTAAGGATGTAGACGCGTTTATCCATATATCAGGTAAATTAGGATATGACTTTGGCATCCTTAAGGCCGCGAGAAAGGTAAACGAGGAGCAAAAGGCGCTTTTTGTCCGGAAGATCGAAGAAGCGCTCTGGATAGTGAAAGGCAAGACCATAGCTGTCCTGGGAGTTTCTTTTAAGCCAAATACCGATGATATGAGAAGCGCTCCATCAATAGATATTATAAATTCTCTAAAAGAGGACGACGCTAAAGTAAGGGTCTATGATCCACAGGCAATGAAAAAGGCAAAGGCCGTAATAAAGGGAAAAGGCGTTACTTTTTGTAAGACCGCATATGATGCAGTCAAGAATAGCGATGCGCTTGTAATAGTTACAGAATGGCATGAGTTCGAAGTCCTGGATCTGAGTCGTATAAAGAGATCAATGAAGAATCCGTTAGTTATAGATGGGAGAAATATTTTTGAACCTGATAAGATGAAGAAGTTGGGATTTAAGTATATTTCAATAGGCAGATGA